The Polynucleobacter sp. HIN7 genomic interval CTTGCGGGTGTGCATACGGTCGTATAAAACACCAATGGCCAAGAACATCGCGCCCGATACAAATCCATGCGAGATCATCTGAACAATGCCGCCCTCAATACCAAGAGGACTGAAGACGAAAAATCCTAGGGTCACAAAACCCATGTGCGCAATCGACGAGTACGCCACCAACTTTTTCATATCCTGCTGAACCAGCGCCACTAAACCAACGTAGATCACTGCAACAAGCGATAAGAAAATAATGATCGGTCCTAAAAGGATGCTGGCATCTGGCGCAATCGGCAACGAGAAACGCAAGAATCCATAAGCACCAAGCTTCAACATAATGGCTGCCAGTACCACTGAGCCACCGGTTGGGGCCTCCACGTGAACATCGGGCAACCAAGTATGCAAAGGCCACATTGGCACCTTCACGGCAAAGGCCATGAAGAAGGCAATAAAGATGAGTACCTGCTCCACAATATCCAACTTCGCCCGGTGCCAGGTCAGCAAGTCAAAGGTATTGGTTAGGTTGTAGAGATACAAAATAGCAACGAGAGCCAGCAACGATCCCAACAGGGTGTAGAGGAAGAACTTAAATGCCGCATAGATACGGTTTTGTCCACCCCATACCCCGATGATGATGTACATTGGGATGAGCGTTGCCTCAAAGAAGATATAAAACAGTAGGCCGTCAAGCGCTGAGAACACCCCAATCATGAGTCCCGACAAAATCATGAATGCGGCATAGTATTGCGAGGCCTTCTCGGTAATCACCTCCCAAGCAGCGATCACGACAAAAATATTGATAAAGGCGGTCAACACCACAAACCATACCGAAATACCATCCACACCAAGGTGATAGTTAATGTCGTAGCGTGGAATCCAGCTATGCTTTTCCACAAACTGCATGCCAGCATTGGCGATATCAAAGTTGGCGATTAGGGGTAAGGTGGCAATAAAGCCCAAAATAGCCCCAAACAAGGCCAAATACTTCACGCCAGCGGATGGACGCTCAGAGCCATAGACCAAAATCATCAGGCCAAAAACAATCGGAATCCAAATCGCGTAAGAAAGAATCATGACCAGGTGTACTTAGTAAGCAATATAAATATGGGTATACAAAATCCAGGCCATTAAGCCAATCAAGCCGACGATCATGGCAAAGGCATAGTGATACAGATAACCCGACTGCAAATGACGGATCACCCCAGAGAACTTACCAACTAAATGAGCACTGCCGTTGACCACAAAACCGTCAATCACACGTTGATCGCCCTGCTTCCATAAGCCGCCGCCAATGAGTAGTGCGCCCTTTGCAAAAATCCACTGGTTCAAATCATCGAGGTAATACTTGTTATCCAATAAGGTCTTGATTGGAGCAAAGGTCTTCGCGATTTTCTCGGGCAAGGATGTGGCCCACAGGTAGCAAATGGCAGCCACCAATACACCCAGGATCAACAGAATAAACACGGGGGTGGTAAAGCCATGCAAGGCCATCGCCACTGGGCCATGGAAATGGGATGCAAAGGTTGCGAGTGCAGGATGCTTAGCCTCATCAATATAGATCGCATCACCAAAGAAACTACCAAACAACATCGGGTCAATCGTGTAGTAACCAATAATCACCGAAGGAATTGCCAATGCAATCAACGGCAAGGTGATCACCCAAGGTGACTCATGCGGCTTCTCCCCTGGCGCGAGCCCATGATGCTCATCGTGCGCATCATGCGAATGGTGATGGTCATGATCATGACCAAAACGCTCCTTGCCGTGGAATACATAGAAGTAGAGGCGGAATGAATACAAGGCGGTCACAAAGACGCTCGCCATCACCGCAAAGTATGCAAAGCCCGATCCAGGTATGGTGCTCGCCGCCACCGCCTCAATAATCGAGTCTTTGGAGTAAAAGCCCGAGAAGAATGGTGTGCCAATCAATGCTAATGAACCAATTAACATCATCAAACAGGTAATTGGCATGTATTTCCAGAGGCCGCCCATCTTGCGCATGTCCTGCTCGTGATGCATTCCAATGATCACACTACCCGCTCCTAAGAACAGCAAAGCCTTAAAGAAGGCATGGGTCATTAAATGGAAGATAGCAATTGGATAGGCAGAGACGCCGAGCGCAACGGTCATATAGCCCAATTGCGAGAGCGTTGAATACGCCACCACGCGCTTGATATCGGTTTGCACGATTCCTAAGAATCCCATAAAGAGCGCGGTAATTGAGCCCATGACCAGAATGAAGCTCAGGGCAACATCGGAGAGCTCAAATAATGGCGACATACGGGTCACCATAAAAATACCTGCGGTCACCATCGTCGCCGCATGAATCAAGGCAGAAATGGGGGTTGGACCTTCCATTGAGTCCGGTAACCAGACATGCAATGGGAACTGAGCGGACTTACCCATCGCACCAATGAAGAGGCAAATGCAGGCAACCGTGATTAAATTCCAATCCGTTCCTGGCACAGTTTGCGCAGCCATGACGGTATTTTGGGCAAAGATGTCCGCATAGTTCATCGAGCCAGTAGCCGCGAGCAATAGACCAATCCCCAAGATGAAGCCAAAGTCGCCCACCCGGTTGACCAAGAAGGCCTTCATGTTGGCAAAAATTGCGGTGGGCCGATCGTAATAGAAACCGATCAACAGATACGAAACAACGCCAACCGCCTCCCAGCCAAAGAACAGCTGCAGCATGTTATTGCTCATAACAAGCATCAGCATCGCAAAGGTGAATAAGGAGATATAAGCGAAGAAACGGTTATAGCCCTCCTCACCTGCCATATAGCCGATGGTGTAGATGTGAACCATCAGAGAGACAAAGGTCACCACCACCATCATCACGGCGGTCAATGGATCAATCAGAAAACCAATATCAAAACTCAACTCCCCAATCTTCATCCAGGTGTAGACGCTACCATCGAAGTAATAGCCGTTCATCACCTCATATAAAACCCAGCACGACAGCAAAAAGGAAATGGCGACTCCCAAGATGGTGATCGATTGGGATGCCACTTGACCAATCCGATTGCCAAAGAACTTGGTGCCTAATAGTCCTGCAAACGCTGCTCCCACCAGCGGTGCTAGCGGAATCGCGCAGAGATGGGCTGTTGTTAAAGCAGTGGTCATGTCAACTAGCCTTTGAGATGATCAAGGTCTTCGGTATTAATCGTGTCGACCTTACGGAATAGCACCACCAAGATCGCCAAACCAATTGCAGCCTCCGCAGCGGCTACGGTCAGTATGAAAAATACAAATACCTGACCGGCCATATCACCTAAGTAATGAGAGAACGCCACAAAGTTCATATTGACGGCAAGCAACATGAGCTCAATCGCCATCAAGAGGATGATCACGTTACGCCGATTTAGGAAGATACCGACGACGCTAATTGCAAACAGAATAGCGCCAAGGACTAAATAATGTGCAAGGGTGATGGTCATGCTGGGTCACCTGAGTTGGTTCGAGACTTTAGGTCTTGCTTAGCATCACGCTCAGCATCCATCGAGACAATCCGCATCCGATCCTTAGCGGAGACCGCAACCTGCTCAGCAATATTTTGACCCTTCACATCCTTGCGTTTGCGCAAGGTAAGAGCAACAGCTGCGATGATGGCAACCAATAAAACAATACCGGCAACCTCAAAAGCATAGATGTACTCGGTAAACATTAAATAACCAAGGGCTTGGGTATTATTTGCTGCCACTACATCGGGCAAGACATTCACTGGCGCGGTAGTACCAATAAAGCCGCGGATTAACACGATCGAGAGTTGCAAGATAATGACCACACCAATTAGCATGGCGAGTGGTAGATACTTCTTGAAATCGCGTCGGAGATGCGCAAGATCCAAATCGAGCATCATCACCACGAATAAGAACAGCACCATCACCGCGCCCACATAGACTAGGATCAGGATCAAGCTTAAGAACTCGGCCTTGAGCAACATCCAAATACCTGAGGCACTAAAGAACGCCAAAACCAAGAACAAGGCGGCATGCACAGGATTGGGAACCGTAATGACCCGTAATGCGGAAATCACCAAGAGCGCCGCAAAGGCGTAGAAAAAGACTGAGAAGATTAAATTCGGGTCGAGGGTCATAAATCAATCAACGGTAAGGTGCGTCTGCCTCTCGGTTAGCGGCAATTTGCTTTTCGTATTCATCACCGACTGCTAGCAACATCTCTTTGGTGAAATACAGATCACCGCGCTTATCCCCGAAATACTCAAAAATATTGGTTTCCACAATGGCATCCACAGGGCAAGCCTCTTCACAATAGCCACAGAAAATGCATTTGGTGAGGTCAATGTCATAGCGTGTTGTTCTGCGGGTACCATCCTCACGCTGATCAGACTCAATCGAGATTGCCAGAGCTGGGCAAACGGCCTCACACAGTTTGCACGCAATGCAGCGCTCTTCCCCATTCGGATAGCGACGCAGCGCATGTAAGCCCCGAAAACGTGGTGAGAGTGGCGTCTTTTCTTCCGGATACTGAACCGTAATTTTAGGTTTAAATAAATAACGCCCAGTAATCGACATTCCTTTAAGAACATCTTTGAGCATTAAGCTATTGAGAAACTGAGAGGCGCGCTTGAACATAGTGATTAGCTCCAAATGTTCCAGGGGGACAAAATCCAAGCCCCAACCAACAATACCCAAACCACGGTTAACGGAATAAATACCTTCCAACCCAAACGCATAATTTGGTCATAGCGATACCGTGGCAATGAAGCCCGTAACCAAATAAAGCACGAGAGCACAAAAAAGATCTTGGCAAATAACCAGAAAA includes:
- a CDS encoding NADH-quinone oxidoreductase subunit M → MILSYAIWIPIVFGLMILVYGSERPSAGVKYLALFGAILGFIATLPLIANFDIANAGMQFVEKHSWIPRYDINYHLGVDGISVWFVVLTAFINIFVVIAAWEVITEKASQYYAAFMILSGLMIGVFSALDGLLFYIFFEATLIPMYIIIGVWGGQNRIYAAFKFFLYTLLGSLLALVAILYLYNLTNTFDLLTWHRAKLDIVEQVLIFIAFFMAFAVKVPMWPLHTWLPDVHVEAPTGGSVVLAAIMLKLGAYGFLRFSLPIAPDASILLGPIIIFLSLVAVIYVGLVALVQQDMKKLVAYSSIAHMGFVTLGFFVFSPLGIEGGIVQMISHGFVSGAMFLAIGVLYDRMHTRKIADYGGVVHRMPKFSAFMVLMAMANCGLPATSGFVGEFMVILAAVDYDFMIGLLSATALILGAAYSLWMVKRVIFGAITNPEVEKLEDLNGREFFMFIVLSLCVIGMGVYPKPFTDIIHPAVMQLLEHVAISKL
- the nuoL gene encoding NADH-quinone oxidoreductase subunit L — protein: MTTALTTAHLCAIPLAPLVGAAFAGLLGTKFFGNRIGQVASQSITILGVAISFLLSCWVLYEVMNGYYFDGSVYTWMKIGELSFDIGFLIDPLTAVMMVVVTFVSLMVHIYTIGYMAGEEGYNRFFAYISLFTFAMLMLVMSNNMLQLFFGWEAVGVVSYLLIGFYYDRPTAIFANMKAFLVNRVGDFGFILGIGLLLAATGSMNYADIFAQNTVMAAQTVPGTDWNLITVACICLFIGAMGKSAQFPLHVWLPDSMEGPTPISALIHAATMVTAGIFMVTRMSPLFELSDVALSFILVMGSITALFMGFLGIVQTDIKRVVAYSTLSQLGYMTVALGVSAYPIAIFHLMTHAFFKALLFLGAGSVIIGMHHEQDMRKMGGLWKYMPITCLMMLIGSLALIGTPFFSGFYSKDSIIEAVAASTIPGSGFAYFAVMASVFVTALYSFRLYFYVFHGKERFGHDHDHHHSHDAHDEHHGLAPGEKPHESPWVITLPLIALAIPSVIIGYYTIDPMLFGSFFGDAIYIDEAKHPALATFASHFHGPVAMALHGFTTPVFILLILGVLVAAICYLWATSLPEKIAKTFAPIKTLLDNKYYLDDLNQWIFAKGALLIGGGLWKQGDQRVIDGFVVNGSAHLVGKFSGVIRHLQSGYLYHYAFAMIVGLIGLMAWILYTHIYIAY
- the nuoK gene encoding NADH-quinone oxidoreductase subunit NuoK, giving the protein MTITLAHYLVLGAILFAISVVGIFLNRRNVIILLMAIELMLLAVNMNFVAFSHYLGDMAGQVFVFFILTVAAAEAAIGLAILVVLFRKVDTINTEDLDHLKG
- a CDS encoding NADH-quinone oxidoreductase subunit J; the encoded protein is MTLDPNLIFSVFFYAFAALLVISALRVITVPNPVHAALFLVLAFFSASGIWMLLKAEFLSLILILVYVGAVMVLFLFVVMMLDLDLAHLRRDFKKYLPLAMLIGVVIILQLSIVLIRGFIGTTAPVNVLPDVVAANNTQALGYLMFTEYIYAFEVAGIVLLVAIIAAVALTLRKRKDVKGQNIAEQVAVSAKDRMRIVSMDAERDAKQDLKSRTNSGDPA
- the nuoI gene encoding NADH-quinone oxidoreductase subunit NuoI, yielding MFKRASQFLNSLMLKDVLKGMSITGRYLFKPKITVQYPEEKTPLSPRFRGLHALRRYPNGEERCIACKLCEAVCPALAISIESDQREDGTRRTTRYDIDLTKCIFCGYCEEACPVDAIVETNIFEYFGDKRGDLYFTKEMLLAVGDEYEKQIAANREADAPYR